One Nocardioides oleivorans DNA segment encodes these proteins:
- a CDS encoding glutamate--cysteine ligase, translated as MRIDFHASPQPTLGVEWEFALVDRVSRDLRSVASEVHDLAGGRLAEPARLHKELLRNTVEVVTGICDTVGEAMTDLADTLAVVVPAAHEVGVDLLGAGSHPFADWSMQQLTDGHRYAELINRTQWWGRQMLIWGVHVHVGMPERDRVMPVLASMLTTYPHLLALSASSPIWAGQDTGYASNRALMFQQLPTAGLPFAFDTWAEFEKCIGDQTTTGIIDSMSDVRWDLRPAPHLGTLEHRVCDGMSDIREVAAMTALVHCLVVDLDTRLAAGEHLPTMPPWQVQENKWRAARYGLEAIVIVDDANRERLVTEDLDDLLERLTPVARRLDCEAELRTVAEIPRRGASYQRQRTVARESGGDLVAVVDALVSELTDSLSDPSGA; from the coding sequence ATGCGCATCGACTTCCACGCGTCGCCGCAGCCGACCCTCGGGGTGGAGTGGGAGTTCGCGCTGGTCGACCGCGTCAGCCGCGACCTGCGCAGCGTCGCCTCCGAGGTGCACGACCTCGCCGGTGGCCGGCTCGCCGAACCGGCCCGGCTGCACAAGGAGCTGCTGCGCAACACGGTCGAGGTGGTGACCGGGATCTGCGACACCGTCGGCGAGGCGATGACCGACCTGGCCGACACCCTGGCCGTCGTCGTCCCTGCTGCGCACGAGGTCGGCGTCGACCTGCTCGGGGCGGGGTCGCACCCCTTCGCCGACTGGTCGATGCAGCAGCTCACCGACGGCCACCGCTACGCCGAGCTAATCAACCGCACGCAGTGGTGGGGCCGTCAGATGCTGATCTGGGGCGTGCACGTCCACGTCGGGATGCCCGAGCGCGACCGGGTGATGCCGGTGCTCGCCTCGATGCTGACGACCTACCCCCACCTCCTCGCGCTGTCGGCGAGCTCGCCGATCTGGGCCGGCCAGGACACCGGCTACGCCTCCAACCGCGCGCTGATGTTCCAGCAGCTGCCGACCGCCGGGCTGCCCTTCGCCTTCGACACGTGGGCCGAGTTCGAGAAGTGCATCGGCGACCAGACCACGACCGGGATCATCGACTCGATGTCCGACGTCCGCTGGGACCTCCGGCCCGCGCCGCACCTCGGCACCCTCGAGCACCGCGTCTGCGACGGCATGTCCGACATCCGCGAGGTGGCCGCGATGACCGCCCTCGTGCACTGCCTCGTCGTCGACCTCGACACCCGGCTCGCCGCCGGCGAGCACCTGCCGACGATGCCGCCGTGGCAGGTCCAGGAGAACAAGTGGCGCGCGGCGCGCTACGGCCTCGAGGCGATCGTCATCGTCGACGACGCCAACCGGGAGCGGCTGGTGACCGAGGACCTCGACGACCTCCTGGAGCGGCTCACGCCCGTGGCCCGGCGCCTCGACTGCGAGGCCGAGCTGCGGACCGTCGCCGAGATCCCGCGGCGCGGGGCGTCGTACCAGCGACAGCGCACGGTCGCGCGCGAGTCCGGCGGCGACCTCGTCGCGGTCGTCGACGCGCTGGTCAGCGAGCTCACCGACTCCCTCAGCGATCCGTCCGGGGCCTGA
- a CDS encoding site-specific DNA-methyltransferase: MPEESSYPRAGQPWNTFHAGDNLDVLPRLAPGSVDVVYTDPPYNTGNDFAYADRFRDGSHPDRYAGRHAAWTAMMRPRLEAVREVLAPHGAVFVSIDDNEVAHLRLLMDEVFGEANFMAQVVVNLNPKGRQLGRGFATSHEYVLAYARHLPGCAVDASTTEAVDEGDFPQTTEDGRRFRYLPLRNTNKKFNPGTAPTLHFELYGDPVTGRVSTTAFDGALALTPVFGDGRAAVWRWSRPRVDERPDDLECRVIRGRGGERADIFQRDWLHREGGRRKKLRTIWLAEEIGSTDSAVAELKALVGHVFESPKPTGLVRRILATLPDDVVVLDPFAGSGTTGHAVALANLADGGTRRCLSINSTEPTRPGSNAHAAGLATVADITVARLTAVAEQLGGGLEVVRESPDIR; the protein is encoded by the coding sequence GTGCCCGAGGAGTCGTCGTACCCACGCGCGGGGCAGCCGTGGAACACCTTCCACGCCGGCGACAACCTCGACGTGCTGCCGCGCCTGGCGCCCGGCTCGGTCGACGTCGTCTACACCGACCCGCCCTACAACACCGGCAACGACTTCGCGTACGCCGACCGCTTCCGCGACGGGTCGCACCCCGACCGGTACGCCGGCCGGCACGCCGCCTGGACCGCGATGATGCGCCCCCGGCTAGAGGCGGTGCGCGAGGTCCTGGCGCCGCACGGCGCGGTGTTCGTCAGCATCGACGACAACGAGGTCGCCCACCTGCGGCTGCTGATGGACGAGGTGTTCGGCGAGGCCAACTTCATGGCGCAGGTCGTGGTCAACCTCAACCCGAAGGGTCGCCAGCTCGGGCGCGGGTTCGCGACCAGCCACGAGTACGTCCTGGCCTACGCCCGGCACCTGCCCGGCTGCGCGGTCGACGCGAGCACGACCGAGGCGGTCGACGAGGGCGACTTCCCGCAGACCACCGAGGACGGGCGGCGCTTCCGCTACCTGCCGCTGCGCAACACCAACAAGAAGTTCAACCCCGGCACCGCGCCGACCCTGCACTTCGAGCTGTACGGCGACCCGGTGACCGGCCGCGTGTCCACGACCGCGTTCGACGGTGCCCTGGCCCTCACGCCGGTCTTCGGCGACGGCCGGGCGGCCGTGTGGCGCTGGTCGCGGCCGCGGGTCGACGAGCGGCCCGACGACCTCGAGTGCCGGGTGATCCGCGGCCGGGGCGGCGAGCGCGCCGACATCTTCCAGCGCGACTGGCTGCACCGCGAGGGCGGCCGGCGCAAGAAGCTGCGCACCATCTGGCTGGCCGAGGAGATCGGCTCGACCGACTCCGCGGTCGCCGAGCTCAAGGCACTCGTCGGTCACGTCTTCGAGTCGCCCAAGCCCACCGGCCTGGTCCGCCGGATCCTCGCCACCCTGCCCGACGACGTCGTCGTGCTCGATCCCTTCGCCGGCAGCGGCACCACCGGCCACGCCGTCGCCCTCGCCAACCTCGCCGACGGCGGCACTCGACGCTGCCTCAGCATCAACTCCACCGAGCCGACCCGCCCGGGCTCCAACGCCCACGCCGCCGGCCTCGCCACCGTCGCCGACATCACGGTCGCCCGCCTCACCGCCGTCGCCGAGCAGCTCGGCGGCGGGCTCGAGGTGGTTCGGGAGTCACCGGATATCCGGTGA
- a CDS encoding sensor histidine kinase produces the protein MRLPALRRPRFPLTLTARLVAVAVLLVAVTALAIGTATTLAMRQSLDKRLDADVADTMRTLLGPGRGGPGDFGAGQEYGTLYAGFLDDGPVKAGGQVLNHDEDDRGPRRTSLTDDQLDALSGLEPSDDPQDVTIPGLGDYRVLVTDLSDGVAVVGLPCSDVDATISDLVRLELLATLLGVLAAAGVGFWVVRRQLAPLREVSATAHRVSELPLGSGEIQIGERVPERLTDDRTEVGQVGAALNSMLDHVESSLAERHRSEQQVRQFVADASHELRTPLATIAGYTELARKRPEATGTALDKVETESARMTALVEDLLLLARLDSGRPLVREPVDLSRLLIEAVDDARVVDPDRSWRLALPDAPITVEGDSARLHQVVSNLLTNGRKYTPAGSTITVTGTAYGFTVHDDGPGFPPELAPRAFERFVRGDASRNRAGGAGLGLSLVEAIVHAHGGSVSLRSAPGDTVITVALPGAPQDRNSELQSDA, from the coding sequence ATGAGGCTGCCCGCCCTGCGGAGGCCACGGTTCCCGCTGACCCTCACCGCGCGGCTCGTGGCCGTCGCGGTGCTGCTGGTGGCCGTGACCGCCCTCGCCATCGGTACGGCGACGACGCTCGCGATGCGCCAGAGCCTCGACAAGCGGCTCGACGCCGATGTCGCCGACACCATGCGCACCCTGCTCGGCCCGGGCCGCGGTGGCCCGGGTGACTTCGGTGCGGGGCAGGAGTACGGCACCCTCTACGCCGGGTTCCTCGACGACGGTCCCGTGAAGGCCGGCGGCCAGGTGCTCAACCACGACGAGGACGATCGAGGACCGCGACGCACCTCGTTGACCGACGACCAGCTCGACGCGCTCTCCGGGCTCGAACCGTCGGACGACCCGCAGGACGTCACGATCCCCGGGCTCGGGGACTACCGCGTCCTCGTCACGGACCTGAGCGACGGCGTGGCGGTCGTCGGTCTCCCCTGCTCGGACGTCGACGCGACGATCAGCGACCTCGTGCGCCTCGAGCTGCTCGCCACCCTGCTCGGCGTGCTCGCCGCCGCGGGGGTCGGCTTCTGGGTCGTCCGCCGCCAGCTGGCCCCGCTGCGCGAGGTGTCGGCCACCGCCCACCGGGTCTCCGAGCTCCCCCTCGGCTCCGGCGAGATCCAGATCGGCGAGCGGGTGCCGGAGCGGCTCACCGACGACCGCACCGAGGTCGGCCAGGTCGGCGCCGCGCTCAACTCGATGCTCGACCACGTCGAGAGCTCGCTGGCCGAACGCCACCGCAGCGAGCAGCAGGTGCGCCAGTTCGTCGCCGACGCCTCCCACGAGCTGCGCACCCCGCTGGCCACGATCGCCGGCTACACCGAGCTCGCCCGCAAGCGGCCCGAGGCCACCGGCACCGCGCTCGACAAGGTCGAGACCGAGTCGGCCCGGATGACCGCGCTGGTCGAGGACCTGCTCCTGCTCGCGCGGCTCGACTCCGGGCGCCCCCTCGTGCGCGAGCCCGTGGACCTGTCGCGCCTGCTCATCGAGGCGGTCGACGACGCCCGGGTCGTCGACCCCGACCGGTCGTGGCGGCTGGCCCTGCCCGACGCCCCGATCACGGTCGAGGGCGACAGCGCCCGGCTGCACCAGGTCGTCAGCAACCTGCTCACCAACGGACGCAAGTACACCCCCGCCGGCAGCACGATCACGGTCACCGGGACGGCGTACGGCTTCACGGTGCACGACGACGGGCCCGGCTTCCCGCCCGAGCTGGCACCGCGCGCCTTCGAGCGCTTCGTCCGCGGGGACGCCTCGCGCAACCGTGCGGGCGGCGCCGGGCTCGGGCTGTCGCTGGTCGAGGCGATCGTCCACGCCCACGGTGGCTCGGTGTCCCTCCGCAGCGCGCCCGGTGACACCGTGATCACCGTCGCCCTGCCCGGGGCTCCCCAAGACCGTAACTCCGAGTTACAGTCGGACGCATGA
- a CDS encoding WS/DGAT/MGAT family O-acyltransferase yields the protein MVNPIDPTATGFLLAENRNMPMHVGGLQLFEKPEGAGRGFAREMYEQMSNVEEIAPLFLKHPHRSARTAGQLVWQPDEQFDIEHHVRHSALPRPGRVRELLELCSRLHSTRLAWERPLWEATIIEGLRDGRVAMYTKTHHALVDGVSAMRLLASVLSTDPDERNMPAPWAHRPRAPQEEPVSDGGASLADVSATTVRTALALASEAAGMPGALIRTLNKSVRNETSALSLYAPRTMLNQNITGSRRFAAQDWPVERLRGVGKATGTTINDVVLAMVSGAMRTYLADLDALPETSLISMVPVGLNAKQSHLASGDGGNAVGSVMVQLGTHLADPADRLAAIHTSMKDGKESLSAMTPAQILAMSALGQAPAILGPVLRMQGIVRPPYNLIVSNVPGPRTTHYWNGARLVGTYPLSIPINGMALNITCTSYDGKMAFGLTGCRRTVPHLQVLLQYLDDELAALEKAAGV from the coding sequence GTGGTCAACCCGATCGACCCGACGGCGACCGGCTTCCTGCTGGCCGAGAACCGCAACATGCCGATGCACGTCGGCGGCCTCCAGCTCTTCGAGAAGCCCGAGGGTGCGGGTCGCGGGTTCGCGCGCGAGATGTACGAGCAGATGAGCAACGTCGAGGAGATCGCCCCCCTCTTCCTCAAGCACCCGCACCGCTCGGCGCGCACCGCCGGACAGCTCGTCTGGCAGCCGGACGAGCAGTTCGACATCGAGCACCACGTCCGGCACAGCGCGCTGCCCCGGCCGGGTCGCGTCCGCGAGCTGCTCGAGCTCTGCTCGCGCCTGCACAGCACCCGCCTCGCCTGGGAGCGGCCGCTGTGGGAGGCGACGATCATCGAGGGCCTGCGCGACGGCCGGGTCGCGATGTACACCAAGACCCACCACGCCCTCGTCGACGGCGTCTCGGCGATGCGACTGCTCGCGAGCGTGCTCTCCACCGACCCCGACGAGCGCAACATGCCGGCGCCCTGGGCCCACCGCCCGCGCGCGCCGCAGGAGGAGCCGGTGAGCGACGGCGGTGCCTCGCTGGCCGACGTCTCGGCCACCACGGTGCGTACGGCGCTCGCGCTGGCGTCGGAGGCCGCCGGGATGCCCGGCGCGCTGATCCGCACGCTCAACAAGTCCGTCCGCAACGAGACCTCCGCGCTCTCGCTCTACGCCCCGCGCACGATGCTCAACCAGAACATCACCGGATCGCGCCGCTTCGCCGCGCAGGACTGGCCCGTCGAGCGGCTCCGCGGGGTCGGCAAGGCGACCGGCACGACGATCAACGACGTGGTGCTCGCGATGGTCAGCGGCGCGATGCGGACCTACCTCGCCGACCTCGACGCACTGCCCGAGACGTCGCTGATCTCGATGGTGCCGGTCGGGCTCAACGCCAAGCAGTCGCACCTCGCCTCCGGCGACGGCGGCAACGCCGTCGGCTCGGTCATGGTGCAGCTCGGCACCCACCTCGCCGACCCGGCCGACCGGCTCGCCGCGATCCACACCTCGATGAAGGACGGCAAGGAGAGCCTGTCGGCGATGACGCCGGCGCAGATCCTCGCGATGAGCGCGCTCGGTCAGGCGCCGGCCATCCTCGGTCCGGTCCTGCGGATGCAGGGCATCGTCCGCCCGCCCTACAACCTCATCGTGAGCAACGTCCCCGGCCCCCGGACCACCCACTACTGGAACGGCGCCCGCCTCGTCGGCACCTACCCGCTCTCCATCCCGATCAACGGCATGGCGCTCAACATCACGTGCACGTCGTACGACGGCAAGATGGCCTTCGGGCTCACCGGTTGCCGCCGCACGGTCCCCCACCTCCAGGTGCTGCTCCAGTACCTCGACGACGAGCTGGCGGCGCTGGAGAAGGCCGCGGGGGTCTAG
- a CDS encoding threonine/serine ThrE exporter family protein codes for MDEPEEQTEQQRAAELAREAHLTMDLCLRVGEMLLSSGAGAADVTATMRSVADHFGLRAAEVDVTFTALSMSFQRSPDDVPVLMMRHVQQRDIDYEDLTAVDHLVRDILTDQADVYLARSRMATIVSLGHAFPRWAVTIAWAVMAAAVGVFLGGGVVVSAVAAVAAALIDRVQMALARRRLPFFYLQVAGGAIATLIAAAVAASPIDVDPSLVVTANIIMLLAGIGLMGAVQDALTGFYLTSSARLIEAMMATAGIIAGVALGISVANGVGLELGTLVPGQLGRQYSDLPTILVGAAVSAAAFSVASYAPRRAVLPIGLTTAAAALIGQLVSLNGFGRVAAAGASAFFIGLVAYAVAGRVRVPPLVVAVPAIVPFLPGLSIYRGLTWLADGGYLISQGILALMTAISVAIALASGVILGEYVAQPLKREARRLESRLSGPRLVGPYRAMTRAERKALRKVRDGLSGR; via the coding sequence GTGGACGAGCCGGAGGAGCAGACCGAGCAGCAGCGCGCGGCCGAGCTGGCCCGCGAGGCCCACCTGACGATGGACCTCTGCCTGCGCGTCGGCGAGATGCTGCTGTCGTCGGGCGCGGGGGCCGCCGACGTCACCGCGACCATGCGATCGGTGGCCGACCACTTCGGCCTCCGGGCGGCCGAGGTCGACGTCACCTTCACGGCGCTGTCGATGAGCTTCCAGCGCTCGCCCGACGACGTGCCCGTGCTGATGATGCGGCACGTGCAGCAGCGCGACATCGACTACGAGGACCTCACCGCGGTCGACCACCTCGTCCGCGACATTCTCACCGACCAGGCCGACGTCTACCTCGCGCGCTCGCGGATGGCCACGATCGTCTCGCTGGGCCACGCCTTCCCCCGGTGGGCCGTGACGATCGCCTGGGCGGTGATGGCGGCCGCGGTCGGCGTCTTCCTCGGCGGTGGCGTCGTGGTGTCCGCCGTGGCCGCGGTGGCGGCCGCCTTGATCGACCGCGTGCAGATGGCGCTGGCCCGCCGCCGGCTGCCGTTCTTCTACCTCCAGGTCGCCGGTGGTGCGATCGCGACCCTGATCGCGGCTGCCGTCGCGGCGTCCCCGATCGACGTCGATCCGTCCCTCGTCGTGACCGCCAACATCATCATGCTGCTCGCCGGCATCGGCCTGATGGGCGCGGTGCAGGACGCGCTCACGGGCTTCTACCTGACCTCCAGCGCCCGCCTGATCGAGGCGATGATGGCGACCGCCGGCATCATCGCGGGCGTCGCGCTCGGCATCTCGGTCGCCAACGGCGTCGGCCTCGAGCTCGGGACGCTGGTGCCCGGCCAGCTCGGCCGGCAGTACTCCGACCTCCCCACGATCCTCGTCGGCGCGGCCGTCTCCGCGGCGGCCTTCAGCGTCGCGTCGTACGCCCCGCGCCGGGCCGTGCTGCCGATCGGCCTCACCACCGCGGCCGCGGCCCTGATCGGCCAGCTGGTCTCCCTCAACGGCTTCGGCAGGGTCGCCGCGGCAGGTGCCAGCGCGTTCTTCATCGGGCTCGTGGCCTACGCCGTCGCCGGTCGCGTCCGGGTCCCGCCGCTCGTCGTCGCGGTGCCGGCGATCGTGCCGTTCCTGCCCGGCCTGTCGATCTACCGCGGCCTCACCTGGCTCGCGGACGGCGGCTACCTGATCTCCCAGGGCATCCTGGCGCTGATGACCGCGATCTCGGTCGCGATCGCGCTGGCCTCCGGCGTGATCCTGGGGGAGTACGTCGCCCAGCCGCTGAAGCGGGAGGCCCGCAGGCTGGAGAGCCGGCTGTCCGGACCGCGCCTGGTCGGGCCCTACCGGGCGATGACCCGCGCCGAGCGCAAGGCGCTCCGCAAGGTCAGGGACGGGCTCTCAGGTCGTTGA
- a CDS encoding response regulator transcription factor, with translation MLPMQQLTRPDGTPVRVLVVDDEVNIAELLSMALRYEGWDLQMAHNGTDAVATARDFRPDAVVLDIMLPDFDGLEVLRRMRADGNDVPVLFLTAKDAVEDRIAGLTAGGDDYVTKPFSLEEVVARLRGLIRRGGTAAQADAGNMLVVGDLTLDEDSHEVHRAGDEISLTATEFELLRFLMRNPRRVLSKAQILDRVWQYDFGGQANVVELYISYLRKKVDAGREPMIHTMRGAGYVLKPAG, from the coding sequence ATGCTGCCCATGCAGCAGCTCACCCGCCCCGACGGCACGCCCGTGCGGGTCCTCGTCGTGGACGACGAGGTCAACATCGCCGAGCTCCTCTCGATGGCCCTGCGCTACGAGGGCTGGGACCTCCAGATGGCGCACAACGGCACGGACGCGGTCGCGACGGCGCGCGACTTCCGGCCCGATGCCGTCGTCCTCGACATCATGCTGCCCGACTTCGACGGCCTCGAGGTGCTGCGCCGGATGCGCGCGGACGGCAACGACGTCCCCGTCCTCTTCCTCACCGCCAAGGACGCCGTCGAGGACCGCATCGCCGGCCTCACCGCCGGTGGCGACGACTACGTCACCAAGCCGTTCTCCCTGGAGGAGGTCGTGGCCCGGCTGCGCGGCCTGATCCGCCGTGGCGGCACCGCCGCACAGGCCGACGCCGGCAACATGCTGGTCGTCGGGGACCTCACCCTCGACGAGGACAGCCACGAGGTGCACCGCGCCGGCGACGAGATCAGCCTGACCGCGACCGAGTTCGAGCTGCTGCGCTTCCTCATGCGCAACCCCCGCCGGGTGCTGAGCAAGGCGCAGATCCTCGACCGCGTCTGGCAGTACGACTTCGGCGGGCAGGCCAACGTGGTCGAGCTCTACATCTCCTACCTCCGCAAGAAGGTCGACGCCGGCCGCGAGCCGATGATCCACACCATGCGCGGTGCGGGCTACGTGCTGAAGCCGGCGGGATGA
- a CDS encoding DUF402 domain-containing protein: MEPGAAIRVEMTKWGDRPHWEFDGIYLGADEHGEWLGFPEGTLNRRPGHEFVSSVDAVTLVTADGWYVPTFQAPGIWCDVYIDVSTPARWDGDVLRAVDLDLDVIRMSPEPLESPADWMAGPGETFIDDEDEFLEHQAAFGYPADVVAAARSTADGLVPLVRGHAAPYDGSHQRWLATLNDLRARP; this comes from the coding sequence ATGGAGCCCGGGGCCGCGATCCGCGTCGAGATGACGAAGTGGGGCGACCGGCCGCACTGGGAGTTCGACGGCATCTACCTCGGTGCGGACGAGCACGGCGAGTGGCTCGGCTTCCCCGAGGGCACGCTGAACCGTCGGCCCGGGCACGAGTTCGTCTCCTCCGTCGACGCCGTGACGCTGGTGACCGCGGACGGGTGGTACGTCCCGACGTTCCAGGCACCGGGCATCTGGTGCGACGTCTACATCGACGTCTCGACCCCCGCGAGGTGGGACGGCGACGTGCTGCGCGCGGTTGACCTCGACCTCGACGTGATCCGGATGTCACCCGAGCCGCTGGAGTCACCGGCCGACTGGATGGCGGGTCCGGGCGAGACCTTCATCGACGACGAGGACGAGTTCCTCGAGCACCAGGCGGCCTTCGGCTATCCCGCCGACGTCGTCGCCGCTGCGCGATCGACCGCCGACGGGCTGGTGCCGCTCGTGCGCGGCCACGCGGCGCCGTACGACGGCTCCCACCAGCGGTGGCTGGCGACGCTCAACGACCTGAGAGCCCGTCCCTGA
- a CDS encoding phosphodiester glycosidase family protein, with protein sequence MTVFARSPLSRKPARSRVLTLATAGVLVTGLAATAGMAPSAADDRKASDRGSLTSQGDSGYRGRNQTSDGRPGTLVGPPVSMRARTATAKNDVSYEIAPGVTLREWDQVDGRLPVGQVRMNLVSISLDAPNLSFESLSPTYVTNRLKVSEFGAWNKALVAVNGDFFDIGRTDAPLGVTIDDQRGILGGSRDGWIPGVNSTLWFDDSGPHVSPLTLEYTIRQRKAWTVSGINHPSIPAGQIGVYTSDWHRTSGYEVTAGKKRAREVVLRKNKVISNRPKLSSGKKIGKKDRVLIGTGQMAGKLATLKKGKKLTLSKRIVGGRPKVAISGDRPLLVNGVRTVINDTIAHPRTAVGIDADGRKLLILVVDGRSAVSRGYTMVELANIMTALGAENAINLDGGGSSAMYTRAGTGAMGIVNEPSDGGERLVANSFGVVYNGELPPVIPILPTTPTPTPTVPPTTVPPTTPPPSKG encoded by the coding sequence GTGACTGTCTTCGCCCGCAGCCCGCTGTCCCGCAAGCCTGCCCGCAGCCGCGTCCTGACGCTGGCCACCGCGGGCGTGCTCGTCACCGGCCTCGCTGCCACGGCCGGCATGGCTCCGTCGGCCGCCGACGACCGCAAGGCCTCCGACCGCGGCTCGCTCACCTCGCAGGGCGACAGCGGCTACCGCGGACGCAACCAGACCTCCGACGGCAGGCCGGGCACGCTCGTCGGACCGCCGGTCAGCATGCGTGCGCGCACGGCCACGGCGAAGAACGACGTCAGCTACGAGATCGCGCCCGGCGTCACGCTGCGCGAGTGGGACCAGGTCGACGGACGGCTGCCGGTGGGACAGGTGCGGATGAACCTGGTGAGCATCAGCCTCGACGCGCCCAACCTCAGCTTCGAGTCGCTCTCGCCGACCTACGTCACCAACCGCCTGAAGGTCAGCGAGTTCGGCGCCTGGAACAAGGCGCTGGTCGCGGTCAACGGCGACTTCTTCGACATTGGCCGGACGGACGCACCGCTCGGGGTCACGATCGACGACCAGCGAGGCATCCTCGGCGGCTCCCGCGACGGCTGGATCCCGGGGGTGAACTCGACGCTGTGGTTCGACGACTCGGGCCCCCACGTCAGCCCGCTGACCCTGGAGTACACGATCCGGCAGCGGAAGGCCTGGACGGTCAGCGGCATCAACCACCCCTCGATCCCCGCGGGGCAGATCGGCGTCTACACCTCCGACTGGCACCGCACCTCGGGCTACGAGGTCACCGCCGGGAAGAAGCGGGCGCGCGAGGTGGTCCTGCGCAAGAACAAGGTCATCTCGAACCGGCCCAAGCTCTCCAGCGGCAAGAAGATCGGCAAGAAGGACCGGGTGCTCATCGGCACCGGCCAGATGGCCGGCAAGCTCGCCACGCTCAAGAAGGGCAAGAAGCTCACGCTGTCCAAGCGCATCGTGGGCGGCCGGCCGAAGGTCGCGATCAGCGGCGACCGCCCCCTGCTCGTCAACGGCGTGCGCACCGTCATCAACGACACGATCGCGCACCCCCGCACGGCGGTCGGCATCGACGCCGACGGCCGCAAGCTGCTGATCCTGGTGGTCGACGGCCGCTCGGCGGTCAGCCGCGGCTACACGATGGTCGAGCTCGCCAACATCATGACCGCGCTCGGCGCGGAGAACGCCATCAACCTCGACGGCGGCGGCTCCTCGGCGATGTACACCCGCGCCGGCACCGGGGCGATGGGCATCGTCAACGAGCCCTCCGACGGCGGCGAGCGGCTGGTCGCGAACTCGTTCGGGGTGGTATACAACGGCGAGCTGCCGCCGGTCATCCCGATCCTGCCGACGACGCCGACGCCCACCCCGACGGTGCCGCCGACCACGGTCCCGCCGACCACGCCTCCGCCCTCGAAGGGCTGA
- a CDS encoding SDR family NAD(P)-dependent oxidoreductase gives MSLRSVSDKVVVISGAGSGIGRALALRAARGGGLLALSDWNAEGLAETVRLAEHAGATKVRHDVVDVSSRSEMAAWAEGVVEEFGRVDLVVNNAGVTLTGDFTELTYDDLDWIVGVNFHGVVHGSKEFLPHLIASGNGALVNISSLFGLVSVPGQSAYNATKYAVRGLTEAIREEMLVAGHPVTVTCVHPGGIRTGISRNGRKAAGLDGGAIDALFEKKLARMSPDRAAEVILDGALAGKARVLVGIDAHVIHHLAKLAGSRYQDVVARVTSRMPIR, from the coding sequence ATGAGCCTGCGCAGCGTCTCCGACAAGGTCGTCGTCATCTCGGGTGCCGGGTCCGGCATCGGCCGGGCGCTGGCGCTGCGCGCCGCCCGCGGTGGAGGGCTCCTCGCGCTGTCCGACTGGAACGCCGAGGGCCTCGCCGAGACCGTGCGGCTGGCCGAGCACGCCGGTGCCACCAAGGTGCGCCACGACGTCGTCGACGTCTCCTCGCGGTCCGAGATGGCCGCCTGGGCCGAGGGGGTCGTCGAGGAGTTCGGCCGGGTCGACCTCGTCGTCAACAACGCCGGCGTCACGCTGACCGGCGACTTCACCGAGCTCACCTACGACGACCTCGACTGGATCGTCGGGGTCAACTTCCACGGCGTCGTCCACGGCTCCAAGGAGTTCCTCCCCCACCTCATCGCCTCGGGCAACGGAGCGCTGGTCAACATCTCCTCGCTGTTCGGGCTGGTCTCCGTCCCCGGGCAGTCGGCGTACAACGCCACCAAGTACGCCGTCCGCGGCCTGACCGAGGCGATCCGCGAGGAGATGCTCGTGGCCGGCCACCCGGTCACCGTCACCTGCGTCCACCCCGGCGGCATCCGCACCGGCATCAGCCGCAACGGCCGCAAGGCGGCCGGCCTCGACGGCGGCGCGATCGACGCGCTCTTCGAGAAGAAGCTCGCCAGGATGTCCCCGGACCGCGCGGCCGAGGTCATCCTCGACGGCGCCCTCGCCGGGAAGGCGCGCGTCCTGGTCGGCATCGACGCCCACGTGATCCACCACCTCGCCAAGCTCGCCGGCTCGCGCTACCAGGACGTCGTCGCACGCGTGACCTCGCGCATGCCCATCCGCTGA